One genomic segment of Pandoraea sputorum includes these proteins:
- a CDS encoding porin: protein MPAFAQSNVTLYGIVDDALTYSSNQNGKSNTYLRNGNLAGSRWGLRGTEDLGGGTSALFQLENGFDVNNGAFSSSGVMFNRQAFVGVKNAQVGTVTIGRQYSPYYLMVGTIGPVAYVTGATGAHPGDIDGLDTTIRINNSVTYTSPVLWGVTASVQYGFGGQAGAMGKGNTFSGALRYDGGPVSLAAGYLRMNNIGGGTTWNSASTGVPGTSAVNQGYVTADSLQHIAVAGIYTLGSLTLGASYSNVQYKPGAASLFHDSAIFNTAGVHASWIVAPQWRLAAAYSYTAASKANGITDAATYHQVSLAQVYSLSKRTSLYALEAWQHANGKSISANGVSIINAGPVVGDSQNSTPSATSSQFVGMLGIRVDF from the coding sequence ATGCCGGCGTTCGCACAGTCGAACGTGACGCTGTACGGGATCGTCGACGATGCACTGACCTACAGCAGCAACCAGAACGGCAAGTCGAACACCTATCTGCGCAACGGCAACCTCGCGGGCAGCCGCTGGGGCCTGCGCGGCACGGAAGATCTGGGCGGGGGCACCAGCGCACTCTTCCAGCTGGAAAACGGCTTTGACGTGAATAACGGCGCATTCAGTTCGTCGGGCGTGATGTTCAACCGTCAGGCGTTCGTCGGCGTGAAGAACGCACAGGTCGGCACGGTCACCATCGGCCGTCAGTACTCGCCGTACTACCTGATGGTCGGCACGATCGGTCCCGTCGCGTATGTGACGGGGGCGACCGGCGCGCACCCGGGCGATATCGACGGCCTCGACACGACCATCCGCATCAACAACTCGGTGACGTACACGTCGCCGGTACTGTGGGGTGTGACGGCCAGCGTTCAGTACGGCTTCGGCGGTCAGGCCGGTGCGATGGGCAAGGGCAACACGTTCTCCGGTGCGTTGCGCTACGACGGCGGCCCGGTGTCGCTGGCGGCAGGCTACCTGCGGATGAACAACATCGGCGGCGGCACGACCTGGAACAGCGCGTCTACCGGTGTACCGGGTACGTCGGCCGTCAATCAGGGCTATGTCACCGCCGACTCGCTGCAACACATTGCGGTGGCCGGTATCTACACGCTCGGTAGCCTGACGCTGGGCGCGAGCTACAGCAACGTGCAGTACAAGCCGGGCGCGGCGTCACTGTTCCACGACAGCGCGATCTTCAACACGGCTGGGGTGCATGCGTCGTGGATCGTCGCACCGCAGTGGCGTCTGGCGGCGGCGTACAGCTACACCGCTGCCTCGAAGGCCAACGGCATCACCGACGCCGCGACCTACCATCAGGTGTCGCTCGCGCAGGTGTACTCGCTCTCGAAGCGCACGTCGCTGTACGCGCTCGAAGCGTGGCAACACGCCAATGGCAAGTCGATCTCGGCGAACGGCGTGAGCATCATCAACGCGGGGCCGGTGGTCGGCGACTCGCAGAACAGCACGCCGTCGGCGACGAGTTCGCAGTTCGTCGGCATGCTCGGCATCCGCGTCGATTTCTGA